In a genomic window of Arachnia rubra:
- the ftsX gene encoding permease-like cell division protein FtsX, with translation MRHTLRETWSGLKRNMAMTVAVIVTMSVSLSLFGLGLLTSMEVDLVKDRWYDKVEISVFLCVERSTGGRCEAGKATTDAQREAIKSALQANPEVQEVFYESQEEAYEEFKRVFKDSPILESRTADQMQDSFRVKLKNPENYKGVVSEANGLQGVQNVRDLREVLDPVFNTLGGIQWATIGMSLLLLLAAALQISTTIRMAAFTRRREIGIMRLVGASNFYILLPFLLESLIAGLIGILIASGSLAGTYVLLIEQTAKPSLRALAWIGPSHVFTGILYIGVVGIILSIVPTLLATRKYLRI, from the coding sequence ATGAGGCACACACTTCGGGAGACCTGGTCTGGCTTGAAGCGCAACATGGCCATGACCGTCGCGGTCATAGTCACCATGTCGGTTTCTCTTTCCCTCTTCGGTCTCGGCCTGCTGACCTCAATGGAAGTCGATTTGGTCAAAGACCGTTGGTACGACAAGGTTGAGATCTCCGTTTTCCTATGCGTCGAGCGCTCCACGGGCGGCCGTTGCGAGGCCGGGAAGGCCACCACAGACGCCCAGCGCGAAGCCATCAAATCTGCCCTCCAGGCCAACCCAGAGGTTCAGGAAGTCTTCTACGAATCGCAGGAAGAGGCCTACGAGGAATTCAAGCGAGTCTTCAAGGACTCGCCGATACTCGAGTCTCGCACTGCCGACCAGATGCAGGACTCATTCCGGGTCAAGCTGAAGAACCCCGAGAACTACAAGGGAGTCGTCAGTGAGGCCAACGGTCTTCAGGGGGTTCAGAACGTCCGGGACCTGCGAGAGGTGCTCGACCCCGTTTTCAACACGCTGGGAGGAATTCAGTGGGCGACCATTGGCATGAGCCTATTGTTGCTGCTGGCGGCTGCCCTACAGATTTCAACCACTATTCGGATGGCTGCCTTCACACGCCGGCGGGAGATCGGGATCATGCGTCTTGTCGGGGCATCCAATTTCTACATCCTATTGCCGTTCCTGCTTGAGAGTCTCATCGCTGGGTTGATCGGTATATTGATCGCCTCTGGTAGTCTTGCCGGTACCTACGTGCTGCTCATCGAGCAAACCGCGAAACCCTCACTTAGAGCTTTAGCCTGGATTGGCCCTTCCCACGTATTTACTGGCATTCTCTATATCGGAGTGGTTGGCATTATTCTGTCTATCGTTCCGACGCTGCTGGCGACCAGGAAGTACCTCAGAATCTGA
- the smpB gene encoding SsrA-binding protein SmpB, which yields MPRETGRTLVAQNKKARHDYQIGETYEAGLVLTGTEVKTLRLGRVSLAEAFATVDDGEVWLRNVNIPEYEFGTWRNHAAKRSRKLLLHRKEIARLAKETEATGKTIVPLSIYFKDGYAKVEIAVATGKRDWDKRQSIAERDANREAQRALRARNRLGSGRR from the coding sequence ATGCCCAGAGAGACCGGACGTACGCTCGTCGCTCAGAATAAGAAGGCCCGACACGACTACCAGATCGGGGAGACCTATGAAGCTGGGCTGGTACTGACCGGTACTGAGGTGAAAACCCTCAGACTGGGGCGTGTGTCTCTGGCAGAGGCATTCGCCACGGTTGATGATGGTGAGGTCTGGCTGCGAAATGTCAACATCCCTGAGTACGAGTTCGGAACGTGGCGCAATCATGCAGCCAAGCGCTCCCGCAAGCTGCTCCTCCACCGCAAGGAGATCGCCCGGCTCGCCAAGGAGACCGAGGCCACGGGCAAGACAATTGTGCCATTGTCCATTTATTTCAAGGATGGTTACGCCAAAGTGGAGATCGCTGTGGCCACAGGCAAGAGAGACTGGGACAAACGACAGAGCATCGCCGAGCGCGATGCGAATCGTGAGGCGCAGCGAGCCCTGCGAGCACGTAATCGGCTGGGGTCCGGACGGCGGTGA
- a CDS encoding glycosyltransferase family 4 protein, producing MRKIRSRVLLCQQQTFLYGLVGSSSLNRRLLQLLKAKGHECHAFTKFHGNQHKGRSSLLLQIAREPLASLEIDEKRYVRFTIQGITVHSAARNAVVDTLTSVISQVNPEVIIISDESDEMLRTAIASGRKVIAVAHQQFDLPFGPLSEHADPAGADLYRRAARVATVSKFMADYCQQEGQVKADVVRFPIFDTSSPSQDIPQDTARFITLINPCAMKGISTFVKIAQERPSMLFAAVPTWGTT from the coding sequence ATGCGCAAAATCCGGAGCAGAGTGCTACTGTGCCAACAGCAAACATTCCTCTATGGATTAGTAGGATCTTCGTCCCTTAATCGTCGCCTACTCCAGCTTCTCAAAGCCAAGGGACATGAGTGCCACGCTTTCACAAAATTCCATGGAAACCAGCACAAAGGAAGGTCATCGCTGCTATTGCAGATCGCCAGAGAACCCCTTGCTTCACTGGAGATTGACGAAAAAAGATACGTGAGATTTACAATTCAGGGCATAACTGTGCATTCAGCCGCCAGGAATGCAGTAGTAGATACGCTCACGTCTGTTATTTCCCAGGTGAATCCAGAGGTTATCATCATCTCGGATGAATCGGATGAGATGCTGCGAACTGCTATTGCTTCAGGACGTAAGGTCATCGCTGTTGCTCATCAGCAGTTCGATCTGCCCTTCGGACCGCTGAGTGAGCATGCTGATCCTGCTGGCGCCGATCTCTACCGCCGAGCGGCAAGGGTCGCCACGGTCAGCAAGTTCATGGCTGATTACTGCCAGCAGGAGGGCCAAGTCAAGGCTGATGTCGTACGCTTCCCGATCTTTGATACGAGTTCTCCATCGCAGGATATCCCTCAAGACACAGCTCGATTCATCACATTGATCAACCCCTGCGCGATGAAGGGCATAAGTACTTTCGTGAAGATCGCGCAAGAACGTCCATCGATGCTCTTCGCTGCGGTCCCCACATGGGGCACAACGTAA
- the ftsE gene encoding cell division ATP-binding protein FtsE: protein MITFEDVTKFYAGQDRPALRNINLEIAKGEFVFLVGQSGSGKSTFLRLILREYRPTKGTLYVAGKNLSTLNQWKVPALRRQIGTVFQDFRLLPGKTVYENVAFALQVIGKSSKIIRRVVPETLRLVGLEGKENRLNEELSGGEQQRVAIARAFVNRPKILIADEPTGNLDPETSVGIMKLLDRINRTETTVIMATHDSSIVDQMRRRVLELRKGELVRDQAKGVYGVN, encoded by the coding sequence GTGATCACTTTCGAGGACGTCACGAAGTTCTATGCCGGGCAGGATCGCCCGGCCCTTCGCAACATCAACCTTGAGATAGCCAAGGGGGAGTTTGTCTTCCTCGTGGGGCAGTCAGGCTCCGGCAAGTCGACTTTCTTACGCCTCATCCTACGGGAGTACCGCCCTACGAAGGGGACCTTGTACGTCGCAGGGAAAAACCTGTCGACCCTGAACCAGTGGAAGGTCCCCGCGCTCCGGCGTCAGATCGGTACTGTTTTCCAGGATTTCCGGCTGCTTCCTGGCAAGACTGTATATGAGAATGTTGCTTTTGCCCTGCAGGTTATCGGGAAATCATCAAAGATCATCCGCCGCGTGGTGCCGGAAACTCTACGGCTCGTGGGATTGGAGGGCAAGGAGAACAGGCTTAACGAAGAGCTCTCGGGCGGCGAACAGCAAAGAGTGGCTATCGCCCGTGCTTTCGTGAATCGTCCAAAGATATTGATCGCGGACGAGCCCACAGGAAATCTCGATCCAGAGACCAGCGTCGGCATCATGAAACTGCTCGACCGCATCAATCGAACTGAAACCACTGTGATCATGGCCACCCACGATTCCTCGATCGTGGACCAGATGCGGCGTCGTGTCCTGGAATTGCGCAAGGGCGAGCTCGTGCGCGATCAGGCCAAGGGCGTCTACGGCGTCAACTGA
- the prfB gene encoding peptide chain release factor 2 has protein sequence MAETDLTTQIDQLGKSLESIEAVADLPRLRAEIAQLAEEVAAPDLWDDQENAQRVTSTLSVRQAEVERLEGLRNRLDDAAVMLELAVEENDADAKAEVGRELDRLAQEIEALEVRTLLSGEYDSRDALVTIRAEAGGVDAADFAEKLMRMYLRWAERHSYSVEVYDTSYAEEAGLKSATFAVKAPFAYGTLSVEQGTHRLVRISPFDNQGRRQTSFAGVEVLPVTEETDHIDIPEADIRVDVFRSSGPGGQSVNTTDSAVRITHIPTGVVVSCQNEKSQLQNKAAALRVLQSRLLELARQEREKELSALKGDGGNSWGAQMRSYVMHPYQMVKDLRTEYEVGNPESVFDGDLDGFIDAGIRWRKKNKAAVG, from the coding sequence GTGGCTGAAACAGACCTCACAACCCAGATCGACCAGCTCGGGAAGTCCCTGGAATCCATCGAGGCGGTGGCTGACCTGCCGAGGTTGCGCGCTGAGATCGCGCAGCTCGCGGAGGAAGTGGCAGCTCCTGACCTCTGGGATGACCAGGAGAATGCCCAGCGGGTCACCTCAACCCTATCTGTTCGCCAGGCTGAGGTGGAACGCCTTGAGGGTTTGCGGAACCGCCTCGACGACGCCGCCGTGATGCTTGAGCTCGCTGTGGAAGAGAACGATGCCGATGCAAAGGCCGAGGTGGGGCGTGAACTTGACCGGCTTGCTCAGGAGATCGAGGCACTTGAGGTCCGCACGCTCCTGTCTGGCGAATACGACTCCCGAGACGCCCTGGTCACGATCCGTGCCGAGGCGGGTGGTGTTGACGCAGCGGACTTCGCTGAGAAACTGATGCGGATGTACCTGCGCTGGGCGGAGCGTCATAGCTACTCGGTGGAGGTCTACGACACCTCCTATGCGGAGGAGGCCGGCCTGAAGTCAGCGACCTTCGCGGTCAAGGCTCCGTTCGCCTATGGCACTCTCTCGGTCGAGCAGGGCACACATCGCCTCGTCAGGATCTCGCCGTTTGACAATCAGGGCCGGCGCCAGACCTCTTTTGCCGGTGTTGAGGTGTTGCCCGTGACAGAGGAGACCGACCACATCGACATCCCAGAGGCCGACATCAGGGTCGATGTCTTCCGCTCCTCTGGTCCTGGCGGGCAGTCTGTGAACACCACTGACTCGGCGGTGCGCATCACGCATATCCCGACCGGGGTGGTGGTCAGCTGCCAGAACGAGAAATCACAGCTCCAGAACAAGGCCGCTGCCCTGCGGGTGCTCCAGTCGCGCCTGCTGGAACTAGCCCGGCAGGAACGTGAGAAAGAGCTGAGCGCCCTCAAGGGCGACGGTGGGAATTCCTGGGGAGCCCAGATGCGTTCCTACGTCATGCATCCCTACCAGATGGTCAAAGACCTTCGCACCGAGTATGAGGTTGGCAATCCCGAGTCGGTCTTCGACGGCGACCTCGACGGGTTCATCGACGCTGGGATCCGGTGGCGGAAAAAGAACAAAGCTGCTGTGGGCTGA
- a CDS encoding DUF1707 SHOCT-like domain-containing protein codes for MDDMTDPSLSTTITDVQRDRAVEYLQRVYASGELSEELFEQRLGMALTAQTRAELNASLHGLARVAGMFPAPPAAKHPVHDGLQNLVAGFFHLATLPTMFLVPAIGRALAPQGSRAAAEASRAMCFQFSALIYGAIAIILVVSNLVPSVFLLFGFVAWSLVTLWLAIRSVSGEKSTALIERFMLMRPPEDR; via the coding sequence ATGGATGACATGACCGATCCGAGTCTTTCCACCACGATCACAGACGTACAGCGGGACCGTGCCGTGGAGTACCTGCAGCGAGTTTATGCTTCCGGGGAGCTGAGCGAAGAGTTGTTCGAACAGAGACTGGGGATGGCTCTGACCGCTCAGACACGTGCCGAGCTGAACGCCTCACTGCATGGGCTGGCCCGCGTGGCTGGCATGTTCCCCGCCCCTCCCGCGGCCAAGCATCCTGTGCATGATGGCTTGCAGAACCTGGTAGCGGGATTCTTCCATCTGGCGACCCTGCCGACGATGTTCCTGGTTCCCGCCATCGGACGGGCCCTAGCCCCGCAGGGAAGCCGCGCCGCCGCCGAGGCCTCGCGAGCCATGTGCTTTCAGTTCAGTGCTCTGATCTACGGGGCCATCGCCATCATCCTCGTGGTTTCAAATCTGGTCCCATCGGTGTTCTTGCTCTTTGGCTTCGTCGCCTGGAGTCTGGTGACACTTTGGCTGGCCATCCGCTCAGTGTCTGGGGAGAAGTCGACTGCTCTCATAGAACGGTTCATGCTCATGCGGCCTCCTGAGGATCGCTGA
- the mtrA gene encoding MtrAB system response regulator MtrA — protein sequence MGASPGRRPALVENRNRPLILIVDDDPALSEMLQIVLRQEGFDTAHCATGTDALTAMRENRPDLVLLDLMLPGRDGVSVCKDMRAESGVPIVMLTAKSETDDVVLGLQAGADDYVAKPFKAKELLARIRTRLRRVSAAPGADQLTIGDLVISTTAHTVKRGSVTLPLTPLEFDLLLALAKRPSQVFTREALLDEVWGYRNAADTRLVNVHVQRLRSKVERDPEHPEIVVTVRGIGYRAGEPQPW from the coding sequence ATGGGCGCCAGCCCGGGAAGGAGGCCAGCCTTAGTGGAGAACCGGAACCGCCCCCTGATACTGATTGTTGACGACGACCCAGCCCTATCAGAGATGCTGCAGATCGTATTGCGCCAGGAGGGGTTCGACACTGCTCACTGCGCAACCGGCACTGATGCTTTGACAGCGATGCGTGAGAATCGACCCGATCTGGTGCTACTCGACCTGATGCTGCCTGGGCGTGATGGGGTCAGTGTGTGCAAGGACATGCGCGCCGAATCGGGAGTGCCGATCGTGATGCTGACCGCAAAGTCCGAGACCGATGACGTGGTCCTAGGACTGCAAGCCGGAGCCGATGACTATGTGGCAAAACCCTTCAAGGCGAAAGAACTCCTGGCCCGGATCCGTACCCGGCTGCGCCGTGTGAGCGCCGCCCCGGGTGCTGATCAGCTGACCATCGGGGACCTCGTGATCTCCACCACCGCGCACACCGTGAAACGTGGCTCCGTGACGCTACCGCTGACCCCGCTCGAATTCGACCTGTTGCTTGCCCTCGCGAAACGTCCCTCACAGGTTTTCACCCGGGAGGCGCTGCTCGACGAGGTCTGGGGATACCGGAATGCGGCGGATACACGGTTGGTAAACGTCCACGTGCAGCGGTTGCGTTCCAAGGTAGAGCGGGATCCCGAGCATCCCGAGATCGTTGTGACCGTGCGGGGTATCGGATACCGGGCCGGTGAACCGCAACCCTGGTGA
- the mtrB gene encoding MtrAB system histidine kinase MtrB codes for MNRNPGERGRQKLTRLWWSSLPLRVVLTTFTASCVVLVLAGVLLVQQATAGIVETKRTASIREASGMHRFMQRQLQAPERLGMATYEQLSRLVELAEAQAAQYLVIVEGPASVLSSGSGTGSSASGIGLDSVPQDLRQQVKAGGMYITATTIPVSSEGGEAQPGLAIGTTLVTSAGERFPVYYVFPMTSEVATLRDIQRAVYTTGVALLAGLTAIAYLVTLQVVRPVRKASRTALRLAAGQLDERMPVRGTDDLASLAVSMNEMASDLQQRIRELETLSTVQRRFVSDVSHELRTPMTTIKMASDLLYEGRGELSPETGRTVELMYAEIDRFSSMLADLLEISRFDAGAAVLELEETDMDTLVVAETQAQRAFADSQGSELRLQLDGQAKAQLDARRIRRILRNLLTNAIDHGEGRPIDVTVASDEDAVAVTVRDHGVGFEAEMSGRVFDRFWRADPSRARAAGGTGLGLAISLEDARLHHGWLSAWGRPGKGAQFRLTLPRNSEKTLNSSPLPIIPMDLDARKDLR; via the coding sequence GTGAACCGCAACCCTGGTGAGCGAGGCCGCCAGAAGCTGACGAGGCTCTGGTGGAGTTCTCTGCCCCTGCGGGTGGTGCTGACCACCTTCACCGCGTCCTGCGTCGTGCTGGTCCTAGCCGGGGTCCTCCTGGTGCAACAGGCGACGGCAGGCATCGTGGAGACCAAGAGGACTGCTTCCATCCGGGAGGCATCCGGGATGCACCGTTTCATGCAGCGCCAGCTGCAGGCCCCGGAGAGGCTAGGAATGGCGACCTACGAGCAACTCAGCCGTTTGGTGGAACTCGCTGAGGCACAGGCAGCCCAGTATCTGGTGATCGTGGAGGGGCCAGCCTCTGTTCTGTCCTCGGGATCTGGAACAGGGTCATCGGCATCGGGCATCGGATTGGACTCGGTTCCGCAGGATCTGCGCCAGCAGGTGAAGGCCGGAGGCATGTACATCACCGCTACCACCATCCCGGTCAGTAGTGAGGGAGGTGAGGCTCAGCCTGGGCTCGCCATCGGCACCACCTTGGTCACATCCGCCGGCGAGCGGTTTCCGGTTTACTACGTCTTCCCGATGACGAGCGAGGTGGCCACACTCCGGGATATCCAGCGAGCCGTCTACACCACCGGGGTGGCGCTTTTGGCCGGGTTGACAGCCATCGCCTATCTCGTGACCCTTCAGGTGGTTCGCCCTGTCCGCAAGGCCAGTCGGACTGCATTACGCCTAGCCGCCGGACAGCTGGATGAGCGGATGCCAGTTAGGGGCACAGATGACTTGGCCTCGCTTGCAGTCTCCATGAACGAGATGGCATCAGACTTGCAGCAGAGGATCCGTGAGCTGGAGACCCTCTCCACAGTGCAGCGCCGGTTCGTCAGCGATGTCAGCCATGAGCTGCGGACCCCCATGACAACCATCAAGATGGCCTCCGACCTGCTCTATGAGGGCCGCGGAGAGCTGTCCCCCGAAACGGGGCGAACCGTGGAGCTGATGTACGCGGAGATCGACCGGTTCAGCTCCATGCTTGCGGACCTGCTGGAGATTTCCAGGTTCGATGCCGGAGCCGCTGTCCTGGAGCTGGAGGAAACTGACATGGACACGCTGGTTGTGGCTGAGACACAGGCACAGCGGGCCTTCGCCGACTCCCAGGGGAGCGAACTGCGCCTACAGCTGGATGGCCAGGCCAAGGCTCAGCTGGATGCCCGGCGCATCCGCCGTATCCTCCGCAATCTGCTCACCAACGCGATCGACCATGGGGAGGGACGCCCCATAGACGTCACGGTGGCCTCCGACGAGGATGCTGTCGCCGTCACGGTGCGGGATCACGGAGTTGGTTTCGAGGCTGAGATGTCCGGCCGGGTTTTCGACCGGTTCTGGCGGGCCGACCCATCCCGGGCGAGGGCAGCCGGGGGGACGGGGCTCGGGCTGGCTATCTCTCTGGAGGATGCGCGGTTGCATCATGGCTGGCTCTCCGCGTGGGGGCGGCCAGGCAAGGGCGCGCAGTTTCGCCTGACCCTGCCTCGCAACTCTGAGAAGACTCTGAACAGCTCGCCGCTGCCCATCATTCCTATGGACCTGGATGCCCGGAAGGACCTGCGATGA
- a CDS encoding YqgE/AlgH family protein → MSRGGGGYFERSVVLLLDHNDEGSLGVCLHKVGEMDMVDSLEHFSDLLTPPAQLFEGGPVSGQTALGLAQVRNPWEEPPGWRRVFADVGVLDLESPVELVRGAYVHIRIYVGLAGWGAGQLVGELLRGSWFRTHALAEEIFGTPENLWRRVLRRIGGGPGTWSTWSEHPEWN, encoded by the coding sequence CTGAGCCGGGGAGGGGGGGGATACTTCGAGCGTAGTGTCGTGCTGCTGCTGGATCACAATGATGAAGGCAGTCTTGGCGTCTGTCTTCATAAGGTGGGGGAGATGGACATGGTGGATTCGCTGGAGCATTTCAGTGATCTGCTGACGCCACCCGCACAGCTCTTCGAGGGTGGCCCGGTGTCTGGCCAGACAGCACTCGGGCTGGCCCAGGTCCGCAACCCATGGGAGGAGCCGCCGGGCTGGAGGCGGGTTTTCGCAGATGTGGGCGTGCTGGATCTGGAGTCCCCGGTGGAGCTGGTTCGCGGTGCCTACGTCCACATCCGCATCTACGTGGGACTGGCAGGCTGGGGAGCAGGACAGCTTGTCGGAGAACTGCTGCGGGGCTCCTGGTTCAGGACGCATGCATTGGCTGAAGAAATCTTCGGGACCCCGGAGAACCTATGGCGGCGGGTACTGCGACGGATCGGAGGCGGGCCCGGGACCTGGTCTACCTGGAGCGAGCATCCTGAATGGAATTAG
- a CDS encoding alpha-amylase family protein, with product MSWVEYAIWWHVYPLGLCGAPIREPDTTPGPRLRRLFDWLDYAIELGCSGLLLGPIFESQSHGYDSLDLFRIDPRLGGEADFDELVEQCRSRGLRLVLDGVFSHVGAEYPGVAKALAEGPGAGAGELFDIDWDAPGGPAPRVFEGHASLVRLNHASQETVDFVAKVMKHWLDRGIDGWRLDAAYSVAPEFWAQVTGQVRRHHPDCWLLGEVLHGDYVAFVADSGVDSVTQYELWKAIWSSINDRNFFELDHALRRHNQFLDAFLPNTFVGNHDVTRIASRVGADGAILALAILMTVGGIPSIYYGDEQGYVGVKEERLGGDDDIRPVFPSSPSQFSPLGAHLLRAHQDLIGLRRRHSWLVRARTEPLHLENERLIYRSFAPDGSTHLDVEIDLAGSPAAIIRDDSGEELWSHHS from the coding sequence ATGAGCTGGGTTGAATATGCGATCTGGTGGCACGTCTATCCCCTCGGGCTGTGCGGGGCCCCGATCCGGGAACCCGATACGACCCCCGGGCCCCGGCTGAGACGCCTGTTTGACTGGCTCGACTACGCAATCGAGTTGGGATGTTCCGGCCTACTGCTCGGCCCCATCTTCGAGTCCCAGTCCCATGGCTACGACTCACTCGACCTGTTCAGAATTGATCCCCGCCTGGGCGGTGAGGCTGATTTCGACGAGCTTGTCGAGCAGTGCCGGTCCCGCGGCCTACGGTTGGTTCTGGACGGTGTCTTCAGCCATGTCGGCGCAGAATATCCTGGCGTGGCGAAAGCCTTGGCGGAGGGGCCGGGTGCTGGGGCCGGAGAGCTTTTTGACATCGACTGGGATGCTCCCGGTGGGCCCGCACCCAGGGTGTTTGAAGGACACGCCTCGCTGGTGCGCCTCAACCATGCCAGCCAGGAGACGGTGGATTTCGTGGCCAAGGTCATGAAGCATTGGCTGGACCGCGGCATCGACGGGTGGCGTTTGGACGCGGCTTACTCCGTGGCTCCCGAGTTCTGGGCGCAGGTGACAGGCCAGGTACGCCGTCACCATCCTGATTGCTGGCTGCTTGGGGAAGTACTCCACGGCGACTATGTAGCTTTCGTCGCTGATTCCGGCGTCGACTCCGTGACCCAGTACGAGCTGTGGAAGGCGATCTGGTCAAGCATCAATGACCGCAATTTCTTCGAACTGGACCATGCTCTCAGGCGTCATAACCAGTTCCTCGACGCGTTCCTGCCCAATACCTTCGTGGGGAATCATGACGTCACGCGCATCGCTTCCAGGGTGGGCGCCGACGGAGCCATATTGGCGCTGGCCATCCTCATGACCGTCGGCGGCATCCCCTCTATCTACTATGGCGATGAGCAGGGCTATGTCGGGGTAAAAGAGGAACGCCTGGGAGGCGACGACGACATCCGGCCGGTATTCCCCAGCAGCCCTTCTCAGTTCTCCCCGCTGGGGGCGCATCTCCTGAGAGCACACCAGGACCTCATCGGACTCAGGCGGCGTCACTCATGGCTGGTTAGAGCACGCACCGAACCCCTGCACCTGGAAAATGAAAGGCTTATCTATCGCAGCTTCGCACCAGATGGTTCCACGCACCTTGATGTAGAGATCGACCTGGCTGGCTCCCCCGCCGCCATCATCCGGGATGACTCCGGCGAAGAGCTGTGGAGTCATCACAGCTGA
- a CDS encoding glycosyltransferase, translated as MRTASNIKLLSPQKDIGKIFAQTRVLVTPSWIDTLSTVTVEAMGHGIPTIGRDIGGIREAKSNVDFLIASESDPTVTLRQGKIYLIPPEHEDISHWISALDELTQDDRYHRDLARRSAIAARNFVGDPYHTWVDLLEG; from the coding sequence CTGCGCACAGCATCCAATATAAAACTTTTATCCCCGCAGAAGGACATAGGGAAAATCTTTGCCCAAACCCGGGTCCTCGTAACACCATCGTGGATTGACACTTTGTCAACAGTGACAGTCGAAGCCATGGGACACGGAATCCCGACGATCGGCAGGGATATCGGCGGAATTCGCGAAGCCAAGAGCAATGTTGATTTCCTCATCGCAAGCGAATCGGACCCCACCGTCACCCTACGGCAGGGGAAGATATATTTGATCCCGCCAGAGCACGAGGATATCTCCCACTGGATATCTGCTCTAGATGAACTCACACAAGATGACCGCTATCACCGCGATCTCGCTCGACGTTCTGCCATCGCAGCACGAAACTTCGTGGGAGACCCCTATCACACCTGGGTGGATCTCCTTGAGGGGTAA
- a CDS encoding M23 family metallopeptidase, which produces MASARAKADDLEDKRNQLDSQIEAQKSVVEGASKDLTDAIAALDSSKTELAEAEASLAQAESRLSEAKELDSQRAAELKAAETKAEKAQADVAAAQAAYDSVDARTSEEITVITQQSGALAELSVLFNDVGTGNINQRAQLADTLFSSSALELDELTERRFRLDTAKKEADEAEAKAEELRKAAADQLEASKQAEQDAAAKRSEVAEKVAQHDAAREKADSQLNAEKGRQSELESESKDVDRRIQERIEQQKQAEAERQAREREAQQKSSADSGSSSGSSSNSGSGSSGSSSNAGFIHPVDGGISSPYGMRVHPVLGYSKLHDGTDFAAGCGTPIRAAGDGVVSERYFNAGYGNRLMIDHGSKGGTYVTTGYNHASSYVVSVGDHVSQGQVIGYVGTTGYSTGCHLHLMAWENGSVVNPMARWFK; this is translated from the coding sequence ATGGCCTCTGCCCGGGCAAAGGCCGATGACCTGGAGGATAAGCGAAACCAGTTGGACTCGCAGATCGAAGCCCAGAAGTCCGTGGTGGAGGGAGCCTCCAAGGACCTCACCGACGCGATCGCGGCGCTGGACTCCTCCAAGACTGAACTGGCCGAAGCCGAGGCCTCCCTGGCGCAAGCCGAGTCAAGGCTCTCCGAGGCCAAGGAACTCGATTCCCAGCGGGCCGCTGAGCTGAAGGCCGCTGAGACTAAGGCGGAGAAAGCTCAAGCAGACGTGGCTGCTGCCCAGGCTGCGTATGATTCCGTGGATGCCCGCACCTCTGAAGAGATCACGGTCATCACCCAGCAGAGTGGCGCCCTGGCCGAGCTGTCGGTTCTTTTCAATGACGTCGGGACGGGAAACATAAATCAGAGGGCACAGCTCGCCGACACACTGTTCAGCTCCAGCGCCCTGGAACTGGACGAGCTGACAGAACGCCGGTTCCGCCTGGACACAGCCAAGAAAGAGGCTGACGAGGCCGAAGCCAAGGCTGAGGAGCTGCGCAAGGCCGCAGCAGACCAGCTTGAGGCCTCCAAACAGGCCGAGCAGGATGCCGCGGCAAAGCGGAGTGAAGTGGCTGAGAAGGTTGCTCAGCATGACGCCGCGCGGGAGAAGGCAGACTCCCAGCTGAACGCTGAGAAAGGCCGTCAAAGCGAGCTGGAAAGCGAGTCCAAAGACGTCGACCGGCGGATCCAGGAGCGGATCGAACAGCAAAAGCAGGCTGAGGCGGAACGTCAGGCGCGCGAACGCGAGGCTCAGCAGAAATCCTCTGCGGACTCCGGTTCCTCGTCCGGTTCTAGTTCAAACTCTGGGTCTGGCTCGTCGGGTTCCTCGTCCAATGCTGGTTTCATCCATCCTGTGGATGGCGGAATCAGCTCTCCCTATGGCATGCGCGTTCACCCCGTCCTCGGCTACAGCAAACTGCATGATGGCACCGACTTCGCTGCCGGCTGCGGCACCCCGATCCGTGCCGCGGGCGACGGCGTGGTCTCTGAACGTTACTTCAACGCTGGGTATGGGAATCGCCTCATGATTGATCATGGCAGTAAGGGCGGCACCTACGTGACCACGGGATACAACCACGCCAGCAGCTATGTGGTCTCGGTTGGAGATCATGTGTCCCAGGGCCAGGTCATCGGATACGTCGGGACCACCGGGTATTCAACAGGCTGTCACCTGCACCTCATGGCCTGGGAGAACGGCTCTGTTGTAAATCCAATGGCCCGCTGGTTCAAGTAG